The Xylophilus rhododendri region CGCCCATGCCGCGCGCGGCCTTGGCGACGTCACGGGAATGCTGCAAATTGTTGCAATCCCCGTTAACGTCGGCGTTCGGCGCAATCCGCGCCCTCCCCCCCCCGGACCCAAGCCATGAAAAACCAGCGTGTCAAATCGCAGGGCGTACTGGGCAGCCTGCTGAACGCCGTTTCGATGCGTCGCCAGCTCGATGCGCTCTACCGCAACCAGGCGGTGATCGAATTCAGCCCCGAGGGCGTGATCCTCGCGGCCAACGGTGTTTTCGAGGAGACCATCGCTTATTCCGAGGCCTCGCTGAAGGGCCAGCACCACCGGCTGCTGGTGGATCCGGGCGAGGCGCAGTCGCGCGATTACGCACAATTCTGGGAGCGGCTGCGCTCCGGCGAGGCCTTCGTGGGCCGCTGCCGGCGCATCCGCGGCGACGGGCGCGACATCTGGCTGCAGGCCAACTACAGCCCGGTCGTCACCCGCAGCGGCAAGGTGACGCGGGTCGTCAAGTACGCGATGGACATCACCGAGCAGGTGCTGCGCGAAGCCGAGGCGCAGAGCCAGCTGACCGCTGTCGGCCGCAGCCAGGCGGTGATCGAGTTCGCGCTCGACGGCACCATCCTGCGCGCCAACCGCAACTTCCTCGACACCCTGGGTTATGCCGACGAGCGCGAGATCGTCGGCAAGCACCACCGCATCTTCGTGCTGCCCTCGGAGCGCAACTCCCTGACCTACACCCAGTTCTGGCACGAGCTGGCTTCCGGCCATTTCCACCAGGGCCAGTTCTGCCGCCAGGCGCGCGACGGCCGCGAGATCTGGATCGAGGCCAGCTACAACCCGGTGATGGACGAGACCGGCCGGCCCTTCAAGGTGGTGAAGTACGCCACCGACATCACCGCCCGCTTCGAGGCCACCCGCACGCTGCAGGGCGCCTTCGAGCAGCTCACCGCGCTGGTGCAGCAGAGCGCCGAGAAGGCCGCCGAGGCGCACCGGCAGACGCAGGACGTGCTGTCCACCGCCGTCAGCGGCACCGCCGCCACCGAGCGTGCGGTGGAGGCCATGGGGGCGATCCGCCAGGATTCGCAACGCATCTCCGACATCGTCGGCCTGATCGACGGCATCGCCTTCCAGACCAATCTGCTGGCGCTCAATGCGGCGGTGGAAGCCGCGCGGGCCGGCGAGCAGGGCCGGGGTTTCGCGGTGGTGGCGGGCGAGGTGCGCACCCTGTCGCAGCGCAGCGCGGGGGCGGCGCACGAGATCAAGTCGCTGATCGCCGATTCCAGCCAGCGGGTGCGCGAGGGCGACAGCCATGTGCAGGAAACCGGCAAGGTGATGGCCGGCATCCGCAGCTCGGCCTCGCAGGTGTCGGACATCATGGGCGGCATCGCCGAGGCGGCGCAGACGCAGCACGCCCGCATGGGCGCGGTGCACCAGGCGATGTCGCTGCTGGAGGCGGCCGTCGTCCGCAACTGAGCGCCAGGCTCAGTAGGGCGCGCTCCAGCGCTGGCCGTGGCCGCGCAGCACCACCTGGTGCGGCGCGATGGATTCCAGGATCACGCCGGGGGCGGCCAGATCGCCCTCGTGCAGCACCTGGCCGTTGACGATCACCATGCGGTAGGCCGGATTGCTGGAGTAGCTGGCGCCGGAGACGCTGAGCTGCGGCAACTGCTGGCGGGCGGAGGCGGGCAGGTCCTGCAGTTGCGGCACCGGGGCTGGCGCTGCGCTTGCTGCAGGGGTCGGGGCTGGCGCCGGTGCCGCAACGGGGGCCGGCGTTGCGGTCGGCGCAGGCTTTGCGGCTGACGCGGCGGGCGCCGGGGGAGGCGGAGGCGCGAGCACATCGACCGGCTGCGCCTCCACCACCGGCGGCGGCACCGCAGGCGGGGGCGCGGGCGCAGGAACCGGCGCGGTCACCGCAGCGACGGGCGCCACCGGTGCAGGTGCCACAGGTGCCACAGGTGCGACAGGTGCGGCAGGCACGGCCGCCGCAGGCGCCGGCGGCACGGGCACGGCGGCCGGCGATGCACCGCCCGCCCGGCCCGTCCACCAGACACCGGCACCCACCGCCGCCAGCACGGCGACCAGGGCCACCGCGCCCGCCAGCGGCAGGCGCGAACGTTCTTCGGCGAGCGGCGCCACCGGCACGGCCTGCGGCGTATGCAGCCCCGGCACGGCGCCACGGCCGCGTTCGGCATCGGCGCGCCGCAGGGCATCGAGGATCAGGGACATGGGATTTCAGTTTCCTTGCAGACGCGGCTCTTGCACGCCGCTGGCGCGGTTGAGCCGCATGGCGGTGAGCGGTCCGGCCATGCCGTCGGGCGGCAGGCCGTGGGCCAGCTGGAAGCGGGAGATGCGTTCGGCGCGCGGCATGGCCGCGGGCAGATCGGGCAGGGCCTGGGCCAGGCGGGCGTCGAGGGTCGTGCTGTCCTTGGCCGAGGCCCGCCACAGGGTCAGCAGCTCGCCGCGCCACCAGCGCGCCAGTTCGGCGGCGGTGACGCTGCGCGGCTGGCCGTCCAGTTCCAGGATCACGCCCCTGGCATCGAGCCCGCGCAGCAGCACATAGGCCTGGCGCCGGCTGCTGCCGACGCTGAAATGCAGGGTGAGCACGGCGGGCCTGTCGAGCTGGTGCAGCAGGTCCAGGCCGGCGCGGCTGGCGCGGAAGCAGCGCAGGTCGCGGGCGGCGAGCGTGTTGCAGTTCACGGCGGCCGGCGGCAGGCCGGCATCCCAGGCGCCGGCCAGTTCGCGCAGGGCGGTGTCTTCGCTGCCGGCCAGGCCCGGCAGGACGGCGGCGAGGCGGAAATCGGAAGCCGGCGGCGCAGTGGCGGCATCGGGCGCCGCTGCGGTGGCAGCAGGCTCGGGAACGCCGGCCGCCGAGGTCGGCACCGCTTCGATCGCCGGCGCAGCGGCCGCCGCGGCCGGGCTCGCCGCCGCGACGGCATGGGGCCGGTTGGTCCACACCGCGAAAGCCGCCGCGCAGGCCAGGCCGGCGACCGCCACCACGGTCGCCCCGGCACGCAGCATCCGCTGCCCGGCCGGACGTGCCGCACGCTGCGGCATGGCGCCGAAGACTTCGAGCGCCGCACGTCCGAGCATGCGGCGGTCCACGCTGCGCACGCCCGCCGAATAGGCGCCCAGCAGCGCCCGGTCGCACAGCAGGTTGATGCGGCGCGGCACACCGCCGGTCAGCTGGTGGATGCGGGCGAGCACCCGCCGGTCGAACGGCAGCGCGCCGCTCCAGCCGGCCACCGCGAGGCGGTGGCTCACATAGGCCTCGACCTCGGGCAGCGACAGCGCATCCAGATGGAAACGCGCCACCACCCGCTGCGCCAGCTGCTCCAGCTCGGGCCGCGCCAGCAGCTCGCGCAGCTCGGGCTGGCCGATCAGCACGATCTGCAGCAGCTTGCGTTCGGTGGTCTCCAGGTTGGTCAGCAGGCGCAGCTGCTCCAGCACGTCGATCGACAGGTTCTGCGCCTCGTCGATCACCAGCACCGTGTTGCGCCCGGCCGCGTGCGAGGCCAGCAGGAAGGCATTGAGCGGATCGATGCAGTCCTTGATCGTCTCGGCCGAGCCCGGCGCGGCCGGCGCGTGCGGCACCCCGAACTCGTCGTTGATGGTGCGCAGCAGCTCGATCGCGCTCTGCTTGGGGTTGTAGACGTAGGCGACCTGGCAGTGCTCGGGCATCTGCTCCAGGAAGCAGCGGCAGACCGTGGTCTTGCCGGTGCCGATCTCGCCGGTCAGCAGCACGAAGCCGCCGCTGGCGCCCAGGCCGTAGAGCAGATGGGCGAGCGCCTCGCGGTGGCGCTCGCTCATGAAGAGATAGCGCGGGTCCGGCGCGATGGAGAACGGCGCCTGCTGCAGGCCGAAGGCGGATGCGTACATGGCGGCTAGCTCCGGGCGCGGGGCGCGATGGGTGAGATGGCCGCGCCCACCAGCAGTATCAGCAGCCGCCGCAGGCCCCACAGGAAGACCAGCGGAATCACCACCGTCTGCAGGATGAACACGGCCAGCAGGCGCAGCAGGTGGTCGGCCGCGTGGGCGGCGATATCGCGGGCGCGGGCGGCGACTTCGGGCGCCTTGGCGGTCCAGGCGGCGGCTTCGGCGGGCAGGTCGCGCAGGGTCTTCATCCAGCGGCCGAACCAGCCGGTGTCGGCCTGCGGCGCGGCCGCCGGCGTGGGCTCCAGCAGGTCGGGCGCGCCGGCCGTGCCGCCCAGCGCGGCCTGCGCCTGGGTGTATTCGCCCGCCAGGAAAGCGCGGTAGACCAGTTCGTTGCCCGCCGCGATCACCGGCAGCCCGAAACGCAGCAGCAGCAAGCCCACCAGCAGCGGCGCCAGCCGGGCCGCCGCCGGGCGCCGCTGCCAGCGCAGCAGCGCCCAGGCCGCCACCACCAGGCTGAGCGCCAGCGACACCGACCAGTGCGACGCGATCGGCAGCAGCAGCCACTGCACACCGAAGGCCAGGCAGGCCGCCAGCATCAGCGTGGAGAACTGCTCGACCAGCTCGCTCACCGGCTGCAACGCCTGCCCCGGCGCCAGCACCACGCCGACCCCCGCCGGCTCCACCGCCACCTGCGTGCCCTGGGCCACCGCCAGCACCGCATGGATGGCGCGCGCGGTGGCATAGGTGGCGACGGCGCGGGTGAGCCCTTGCTCGGTATCGCGGCGGGCCGCCTGGTCGGGCGGAAACACCCAGGCCAGCAGCAGCACGGCCAGCAGGACGGTGGCAAGAAAGGCGGGACGTAGACGTTGCATGCGCCAAGGATAAAGCGAGGCAGTGACAGCCGGTGCCGGGCGCGCCGCTTAGGCCGGGCTTAAACGCCCTGTCCGCGAAGCCGAAATACACACGCGCGGCCATTCGCGGGTTTATCGTGGCGTCCACGCTTTTCGACCGAAGGAGCCGATTCATGACCCCCCAAGAACACACATTGCTGGACACCTTCCTGGCCCGCCTGCAGGCCGCCGGCCCGGTGGCCAAGGACGCGGAGGCCGACGCGCTGATCCGCTCGCGCCTGGAAGGCCACCCCGACGCCGGCTACCTGCTGGTGCAGCGCTGCCTGCTGGTGGAGCGGGCGCTGGCCGAGGCCAACACCCAGATCGCCGCCCTGCGCCAGCAGGCGCAAGCCTCCGGCGGCGGCAGCTTCCTCGGCGGCGGCGTGCCGGAAGGCTTCGGCCGCCAGCCCTCGCAGGCCTACAACCCCGAGCCGCGCTGGGATGCCCGCCAGGACGCACCGCCGCCGCAGGCCCCGGTGCAGGCCCAGCCGCAGGGCTGGCGCGATCGCCTCTTCGGCGGCGGCGCCGCGCAGCAGGCGGCACCCGCTGCCGCCGGCCCGAGCTTCCTCGGCACCGCGGCCACCACAGCCGCCGGCGTGGCCGGCGGCATGTTCCTCTTCAACGGCATCGAGCACCTGCTCGGCGGCAACCACGGTGGCGGCCTGGGCAACAGCAACAGCCTTTTCGGCGCCAACGATGCGGGCTCGCTCGGCGGTCCGATGACGCAGAACATCACGGAGAACGTGTTTCTGGAAGACGACCGCGCAGGCGGCGACAAGCGCCAGGGCTTTCTGGACGGAGACCTGGACGACAGCGGCGGCAACGCCGACAACTGGGCCGACAACGATGCCGGCAACTACCCGGACGACGGCGACAACTTCATCTGATCCTGTCGCCGACCGGTCGGCCCACCATGCCCGCGAGGTTCCGCCTCGCGGGCATTTTTCTTGGGCTTCAACCCTCCGCCGTCATCCGGATTTCACGGCTTCGTCATCGTTCACAAATACGGTACATGCGCTTGAAGAACCGCATACAAAACAGCCGCGCATTCCTACCCACGTGAACGACGACGTATCCATGACCAAGATCCACGAAGCCTCCGCTACTTCCGCTCATTCCGCTCCCACCCGCCGCGCCGCCCTGCGCCTGTTCGGCGCCGCCCCGATGCTGCCCCTGGGCACCGTGGCCTTCCTGTCCGGCTGCGGCGGCGGCAACGATGCCGTCGTTGTGCCGCCCGCAGGCGGTGGCGTGCCGGTGCAGGCCGCCAACTTCCAGTCCGCCGAATTCATGGCCATGGCCGCGCCCAGCCTGGCCACGCCCGCCGCGATGGCCACGACCACGGTCGGCTCCACGATGCGGATCAGCTACGACAACGGCAGCACCACCGATTTCGCCCTGGCCTACCAGCCCTTCTTCATGACCGGCGACATGGTGCCCAACGGCAGCGGCGGCACCATCCTGGCCGGCGGCTATGTGGATGCCTACAACCAGCCGATCATGGACAACTCGGTGGCCGGCAAGTCGCGCCAGTTCTTCTCCGACTCGCCCGACGGCACCTCGCTGCTGACCCTGGCCAACCCCACCGTGCCGGGCATCAAGGGCAAGGCCGTGTTCGCGGTCGTGCAGTTCGAATACACCACCCGCGACCAGTCCGGCGCCGGCACTTACGGCACCCTGCCCTCGCCGATCGCCGTGCTCACGCTCGATCAGGACCAGGCCACCGGCAAACTCACCCTGGTGAAGTACCACAACGTGGACATGTCGGCCGCCCACGGCCTGTGGATCACCTGCGGCGCCAGCCTCTCGCCCTGGAACACCCACCTGTCCAGCGAAGAGTACGAGCCCGACGCCTACGTCGCCGCCAGCACCACCATGTTCAAGGCCTTCAGCAAGAACGTGTTCGGCAGCGAGACGGTCGCCAATCCCTACCACTACGGCCACCTGCCGGAAGTCACCGTCAACCCCGACGGCACCGGCACCTGCAAGAAGCATTACTGCCTGGGCCGCATCTCGCACGAGCTGGTGCAGGTGATGCCGGACAACCGCACCGTCATCATGGGTGACGACTACACCAACGGCGGCTTCTTCATGTTCATCGCCGACAAGGAAAAGGACCTGTCGGCCGGCACGCTGTACGTGGCCCGCTACGACGCCGGCTACTCGATCGACCCGGCCGCCGCCGCCACCAGGATCAACTGGATCAAGCTCGGCCACGCCACCAGCGCCGAGATCGAACGCCTGGCCAACACCCTCAAGGCCACCGACATCCTGGAAGTCGTCTACGCCGTGCAGAACGGCAGCAACGACGCCGTGCCGCTGACCCCCGCCGGCACCATCGACAGCAGCTTCACGCTGATGTACTGCGACGGCAAGGCCAACTGGGTGAAGTTGAAGCCCGGCATGGAGAAGGCGGCCGCCTTCCTGGAGACCCACCGCTACGCCAACCTGAAGAACGGCTCCATGGCCTTCACCAAGATGGAAGGCACCACCGTCAACATCAAGGACAAGATCGCCTACTCGGCCCTGCAGAACATCCAGGACTCGATGGTCGTCAACGGCAAGGGCTGGCTGGCCCGCAACAACATCGCCCTGCCCACACGTCTGAGTGCAGGCGGCGTGATGGCCCACAACCTGGCAGGCGCGCAGAAGGACAGCGACGCCGCCGCCATCAACAGCGAATGGGTGCCCACGCAGACCCGCGCGCTGCTGGTCGGCGAGGACATCACGGCCGACGCCCTGGGCAACACCTCCAACCCCAACAAGATCGGCAACCCCGACAACCTGAAGTTCTCCGAGAAGATGCGCACCCTCTTCATCGGCGAGGACAGCAGCAGCCACGTGAACAACTTCCTGTGGGCCTACAACGTGGACACCAAGAAGCTGTCGCGTGTGATGTCCATCCCGGCGGGCGGCGAATCCACCGGCCTGCATGCGGTCGACGAGATCAACGGCTGGACCTACATCATGAGCAACTTCCAGCACGCCGGCGACTGGGGCAGCATCCACAGCGTCGTGCAGCCCACGCTGGACCCGCTGATCCGCGCCAACTACAAGGACCGCTTCGGCGCCTCGGTGGGCTACCTCACCGGCGCGGCCACGCAGTTCTCGGTGGGCGCCCGCAAGGCCTGACGACCAGGGGCTGCGGCCCCATGAAAAAAGCCCCGCATCCGCGGGGCTTTTTCGTTGAGGCGCGAGCCGCTTACTTGGCCGCGACCACGCGCACCATCTCCAGGCACTTGTTCGAGTAGCCCCATTCGTTGTCGTACCAGGACACCAGCTTGACGAAGGTGCCGTCCAGCGCGATCGATGCGTCGGCGTCGAAGATCGAGGTGCGGGTATCGCCGCGGAAGTCGGTGGCGACCACCTTGTCCTCGGTGTAGCCCAGGATGCCCTTCAGGGCGCCTTCGGACTGGGCCTTGATCTCGGCCTTGATCTCGTCGAGCGTGGCCGGCGAGTTCAGCTCGGCGGTCAGGTCGACCACCGACACGTCGGAGGTCGGCACGCGGAAGGACATGCCGGTCAGCTTCTTGTTCAGCTCGGGGATCACCACACCCACGGCCTTGGCGGCGCCGGTGGAGGACGGGATGATGTTCTCGAGGATGCCGCGGCCGCCGCGCCAGTCCTTGTTGCTCGGGCCGTCCACCGTCTTCTGGGTGGCGGTGGTGGCGTGCACCGTGGTCATCAGGCCGCGCTTGATGCCCCACTTGTCGTGGATCACCTTGGCCAGCGGGGCCAGGCAGTTGGTGGTGCAGGAGGCGTTGGAGATGATGTCCTGGCCGGCGTAGGTCTTGCAGTTCACGCCGAAGACGAACATCGGGGTGTCGTCCTTCGACGGTGCCGAGATGATGACCTTCTTGGCGCCCGCGGCCAGATGCTTGCCGGCGCCGGCCTTGTCCAGGAACAGGCCGGTGGATTCGATGACGATGTCGGCACCGACCTCGTTCCACTTCAGGTTGGCGGGATCGCGCTCCTGGGTCAGGCGGATCTTCTTGCCGTTGACGATCAGGGTGTTGCCCTCGACCGAGACGTCACCCTTGAAACGGCCGTGCACGCTGTCGTACTGCAGCATGTAGGCCAGGTAGTCGGGCTCCAGCAGGTCGTTGATGCCGACGATCTCGATGTCCGAGAAGTTCTGCACGGCCGAGCGCAGCACGTTGCGGCCGATGCGGCCGAAGCCGTTGATACCGATCTTGATGGTCATGTCTAAGAGTCCTTCAGGGATGATGGGAAACCAGGGGGCGGAAATGAATTCCGGCTTCAGCAATGACAGTTGCAGCACGTCCTGCGGCTGTTCGTTCCAGACCAGGGCCTGGCGCAGCGTGCCTTCCACTTCGAAACCCAGGCCGCGCGCCAGGCGCAGCGAGGCGGTGTTGGTGGGATGGATCTCGGCGCCGATGCGGTTGATCTGCATCGGCCCGAACAGCCAG contains the following coding sequences:
- a CDS encoding PhoX family protein, which gives rise to MTKIHEASATSAHSAPTRRAALRLFGAAPMLPLGTVAFLSGCGGGNDAVVVPPAGGGVPVQAANFQSAEFMAMAAPSLATPAAMATTTVGSTMRISYDNGSTTDFALAYQPFFMTGDMVPNGSGGTILAGGYVDAYNQPIMDNSVAGKSRQFFSDSPDGTSLLTLANPTVPGIKGKAVFAVVQFEYTTRDQSGAGTYGTLPSPIAVLTLDQDQATGKLTLVKYHNVDMSAAHGLWITCGASLSPWNTHLSSEEYEPDAYVAASTTMFKAFSKNVFGSETVANPYHYGHLPEVTVNPDGTGTCKKHYCLGRISHELVQVMPDNRTVIMGDDYTNGGFFMFIADKEKDLSAGTLYVARYDAGYSIDPAAAATRINWIKLGHATSAEIERLANTLKATDILEVVYAVQNGSNDAVPLTPAGTIDSSFTLMYCDGKANWVKLKPGMEKAAAFLETHRYANLKNGSMAFTKMEGTTVNIKDKIAYSALQNIQDSMVVNGKGWLARNNIALPTRLSAGGVMAHNLAGAQKDSDAAAINSEWVPTQTRALLVGEDITADALGNTSNPNKIGNPDNLKFSEKMRTLFIGEDSSSHVNNFLWAYNVDTKKLSRVMSIPAGGESTGLHAVDEINGWTYIMSNFQHAGDWGSIHSVVQPTLDPLIRANYKDRFGASVGYLTGAATQFSVGARKA
- a CDS encoding methyl-accepting chemotaxis protein — protein: MKNQRVKSQGVLGSLLNAVSMRRQLDALYRNQAVIEFSPEGVILAANGVFEETIAYSEASLKGQHHRLLVDPGEAQSRDYAQFWERLRSGEAFVGRCRRIRGDGRDIWLQANYSPVVTRSGKVTRVVKYAMDITEQVLREAEAQSQLTAVGRSQAVIEFALDGTILRANRNFLDTLGYADEREIVGKHHRIFVLPSERNSLTYTQFWHELASGHFHQGQFCRQARDGREIWIEASYNPVMDETGRPFKVVKYATDITARFEATRTLQGAFEQLTALVQQSAEKAAEAHRQTQDVLSTAVSGTAATERAVEAMGAIRQDSQRISDIVGLIDGIAFQTNLLALNAAVEAARAGEQGRGFAVVAGEVRTLSQRSAGAAHEIKSLIADSSQRVREGDSHVQETGKVMAGIRSSASQVSDIMGGIAEAAQTQHARMGAVHQAMSLLEAAVVRN
- a CDS encoding DUF2076 family protein translates to MTPQEHTLLDTFLARLQAAGPVAKDAEADALIRSRLEGHPDAGYLLVQRCLLVERALAEANTQIAALRQQAQASGGGSFLGGGVPEGFGRQPSQAYNPEPRWDARQDAPPPQAPVQAQPQGWRDRLFGGGAAQQAAPAAAGPSFLGTAATTAAGVAGGMFLFNGIEHLLGGNHGGGLGNSNSLFGANDAGSLGGPMTQNITENVFLEDDRAGGDKRQGFLDGDLDDSGGNADNWADNDAGNYPDDGDNFI
- a CDS encoding general secretion pathway protein GspB, which produces MSLILDALRRADAERGRGAVPGLHTPQAVPVAPLAEERSRLPLAGAVALVAVLAAVGAGVWWTGRAGGASPAAVPVPPAPAAAVPAAPVAPVAPVAPAPVAPVAAVTAPVPAPAPPPAVPPPVVEAQPVDVLAPPPPPAPAASAAKPAPTATPAPVAAPAPAPTPAASAAPAPVPQLQDLPASARQQLPQLSVSGASYSSNPAYRMVIVNGQVLHEGDLAAPGVILESIAPHQVVLRGHGQRWSAPY
- a CDS encoding AAA family ATPase, encoding MYASAFGLQQAPFSIAPDPRYLFMSERHREALAHLLYGLGASGGFVLLTGEIGTGKTTVCRCFLEQMPEHCQVAYVYNPKQSAIELLRTINDEFGVPHAPAAPGSAETIKDCIDPLNAFLLASHAAGRNTVLVIDEAQNLSIDVLEQLRLLTNLETTERKLLQIVLIGQPELRELLARPELEQLAQRVVARFHLDALSLPEVEAYVSHRLAVAGWSGALPFDRRVLARIHQLTGGVPRRINLLCDRALLGAYSAGVRSVDRRMLGRAALEVFGAMPQRAARPAGQRMLRAGATVVAVAGLACAAAFAVWTNRPHAVAAASPAAAAAAPAIEAVPTSAAGVPEPAATAAAPDAATAPPASDFRLAAVLPGLAGSEDTALRELAGAWDAGLPPAAVNCNTLAARDLRCFRASRAGLDLLHQLDRPAVLTLHFSVGSSRRQAYVLLRGLDARGVILELDGQPRSVTAAELARWWRGELLTLWRASAKDSTTLDARLAQALPDLPAAMPRAERISRFQLAHGLPPDGMAGPLTAMRLNRASGVQEPRLQGN
- the gap gene encoding type I glyceraldehyde-3-phosphate dehydrogenase, with the translated sequence MTIKIGINGFGRIGRNVLRSAVQNFSDIEIVGINDLLEPDYLAYMLQYDSVHGRFKGDVSVEGNTLIVNGKKIRLTQERDPANLKWNEVGADIVIESTGLFLDKAGAGKHLAAGAKKVIISAPSKDDTPMFVFGVNCKTYAGQDIISNASCTTNCLAPLAKVIHDKWGIKRGLMTTVHATTATQKTVDGPSNKDWRGGRGILENIIPSSTGAAKAVGVVIPELNKKLTGMSFRVPTSDVSVVDLTAELNSPATLDEIKAEIKAQSEGALKGILGYTEDKVVATDFRGDTRTSIFDADASIALDGTFVKLVSWYDNEWGYSNKCLEMVRVVAAK